The DNA sequence GCAAGCGTTGGTTCTTTGTGTGTGAGAAGTAGGGGGAAAGAAAGCTTCTCGAAAATGGTGGGCTTTTTCTTTTGTGGTTAGTTTGCTGTGGTATAATAGAAGTATTAAGTTGAAGTAGGTATTCTCTGAATTAATTTCTATAATTATTAGCGAATTGTTGGTTGTGCACGAGTGAAAGGAATCTAGCGATGCAAGAATTAAGAATAGATAGACACGAAGCTCAATATAGATACTATATTAATAGTCTCTTAGAGTTAGACCCAACTGATAAGGAGGTTAAACTGATTTATGATATCAAATTTTTAACTCCTTTTGTAGGAGCACTAGTTGCATCCTTTTTGAATAGCCAAGAGTATCATGTGATAAGTGAAATTAATGATGAGGGAAAGCAATCAGCTAGTTATGCGAAGAATAATAATTTCTTCCATTTTGCTGAAAGTGACAAAAACATTGATAATAGAAACAAGGATTTTTCAGGTTCTTTCACTCCTATTATGAAGACACCATTGGATACTTATTATCGAGCTGAGGATAATATAGTTGAAAATGTCTCTAAAAAAATTTCTAATGTATTATCTGCTGGTAATGATAAGGTATATAGAATTTTAGAGTATATTATTTCTGAATTATTCAGAAATATTCCGGAACATTCCCAATGTCTTGAGGGGTGGCACTGCTCACAGCATTGGGTACATGATGATTATATTGAAGCCGAGATTGCTTTAATTGATTATGGAAGAGGTTTTCGAGAAAGTTTAAACTCTACAAGTAAATTTCAAGTATTAGACGATGTTGAAGCGATACGACTAGCTTTAGAACCTGGTATAACTGCTGGTATCGTAGATAAGTCACATCTACGCGAAGGTGAAAAAACGGAATACCTTAATTCAGGTTATGGGCTATATGCTATTACAGAACTCTGTAAAGTTTTAAAAGGTCAATATGTTATTGTGTCCAGGGGGGCTATAGCAACTAAAAATGGTATTGAATATTTACGGGGAAATCTAGTCTTTCCAGGTACAGCTATTAAAATTAAATTAAGAATTCCCAATAAACTTAGCTATGATACTTTCAATTCAATATTACAAGGAATTATAAAAAAAGGTCAACATAGCTCTAAGTCAATAAAGGGAGCAATAAATATTGCTTCACCTAAGTCGAGAAGCATGGGAAATTATTAATTGATAATATTGCTTCTTTTATGCGGATACATTTATATATATACTAAGGTATATGGATACTTTTTCAGTTTTTGGTACCCTGAGCGCTTTACTTAAGCAACAAAATTATTTTAGAATTGATGATATTGATATCTTTGACGGAAAAGTAGTAATTTTAGCCATTTTTTGAATTAATAAAAGAATCTTGTATGAATTTGTAAAGGAATGTTTTATGGTTAGTACCAAAGAGTTAAAATGTTATTTTTATCAATTAAATTCAAATTTTGAAATTAGACAAAAGATAAATAGCTATTTTTCAAAGTTAGCAAATCAAAAAAAAATTAAAACAGAAACAATTTCTGATTTTAGCTACTATATCAAACATGATATTGTCAAAAAGGAGGAATACGTCTTATTTACAATCGCTAAAGTTGATACTCTTGAGGAAGTTAAATTAGATGATGTTGAAACTCAGGAAAGAAGTATTATTGATAAAGAAGAGACACAAGGATTAGCTAAAGATGCTCAATTTCTTTATAATTTTAAATCTGGAATATTAGTGCAGAAACGAGGTCAAGGACAAATAAATATAAAAGATTTTCAAATATTTATTTCTCAAAAACTTAATATTGACGATAGTGCATTCAAATTTTCACTTATTAAAGATGAAAATGGTTTAAAAAAACTTGATAGTCTTAATCAAATTCACGACTTTGTTTTAAATGTTTCGATTCCAAAACAATTATCTCTTTTTGCAGATGATGTTGACGGCATCAATTCTGGTATAGAGTTAGCTAAAAAAATGCAAGGAGACAGTGTAGATATTGCTATACATGGTGAAAGTTTATGTAAGCGAACTATAATTGATTCTGTTAAATTAGTAGGAGAATATCGTAAAAATCAAAATATGAAAGTAACCTCTCTTTCAATATATGGTGATAATGAAGTTATTGATTTGGTAAAATATAAGTTACAATATTACAAGAAATATTGTATAGATGAATTTTCGACAGAAGATATATATTCTTTTTTAGAAGAAGCATATGCCAATAAAAAAGATTATTTGAATTATTATGAAAATGAAGATAGTTAAAAGAAATATTCTAAAAATTGGTTACATAATAGTAGTTTTCTTTTTATGGAATGCCAAAGTGTATATAACTGATGTAAATAATATAAAAGAAATTTCAGCAGCTTTTCAAGAAATTTTTATTTTCTTGTCAGGATCATTTTTAGCAATAGTTGGTGTAAACTCTTTTTTTCCTGAAAATAGGTTTATTAGGTCTTTGAGACAATTGAATGTAGATTTACATTTACTTAAGAAATTTATTAATTTAACATTTTTTTCCATTGTTTTAGTTTTTTTGCCTTCTTTTTTGTTATTTTTTGATAAAAAAGATAATTCAATTTTAGGAAGAATACTGATAATTTTTGAAATAGTGGTATTTCTAATATTTTGTGTTGAATTAATTAAATTAGCAGTTCAAGTCAGAAAAATATTTAAACAAACGATTGAAGCTGAAATTACTGAAAGAAAAAAATAGTTGTAAAAGGAGCACCACATGACCATCACAGGCATTATCGCAGAATTTAATCCCTTCCACAATGGTCACAAATACTTGCTAGAGCAGGCTAAAGGTTTGAAAATTGTTGCCATGAGTGGCAATTTTGTCCAACGTGGTGAGCCTGCGATTGTGGATAAGTGGACACGCGCGGAAATGGCTCTGCGAAATGGCGCTGATTTGGTGGTTGAATTACCATTTTTGGTGGCTGTTCAGTCAGCTGACTACTTTGCACAAGGAGCAGTAGATATTTTAGAACGCCTTAGTGTGAATAAGTTGACCTTTGGCACGGAAGAGGTCTTAGATTATCAATACTTTTCACAGATTTATGGGGATAATCGACAGAAAATGGTGGACTACATACAAGATTTGCCAGATGATTTGTCTTATCCACAGAAAACGCAGAAAATGTGGGAAAAGTTTGCTGGTGTGAAATTCACAGGCAATACACCCAATCATATTTTAGGGCTTTCTTATGCCAAAGCTTGCGCGAATAAGGCTATCGAGCTTCTCCCAATCAAACGTCAGGGAGCTGGTTATCATTCACAAGAAGAAAATTTAAAATACGCCTCTGCTACGGCTCTTAGAGAGCGTCTTAATTGTCCAGATTTTTTGGAGAAATTTACCCCGGCTCATGAACTGCTGATTCAGTCTCCCAAAGTGACCTGGTCAGCACTCTATCCTTTGCTGCGTTACCAGATTATCAGTCATCCCGATTTGACGAGTTTTTATCAGGTTAATCAAGAACTTGCGGTGCGCTTGCAGGAAGCAGTGAAAACCAGTTATAGCGTAGAGGAGTTGGTCGAACAAGTCGCAACCAAGCGATATACGAAAGCACGAATCAGACGAATTCTGACTTATATTTTGGTCGGTGCAAGAAATGATCAGTTGCCTAGCGGTATTCATATCTTGGGCTTTACTCAAGCAGGTCGAGAACATCTTAAAAAGATGAAAGGGAAAACAGACTTCATCAGTCGCATCGGTCAAGAACCATGGGATTCCTTAACCCAGCGAGCTGATTGTATTTATCAGCTAGGGAACGCCCAACTAGAGGAGCAGAATTTTGGGAAAATCCCGATAATAGTAGATTGATACAAAATTATTTTATAGAGCTAGACATTGTCAATAATTTGCTAGTGAAATTCAACCTGACTTGTGATATAATAAGAAAGATTGAAAAAGTGAAAATCTAAAGGAGAATATCCAATGGGACGTAAATGGGCCAATATTGTGGCAAAAAAGACTGCCAAAGATGGTGCAAACTCAAAGGTTTATGCTAAATTTGGTGTTGAAATCTATGTAGCAGCTAAAAAAGGAGAGCCAGATCCAGAATCGAACTCAGCTTTGAAATTTGTTATTGAACGTGCGAAACAAGCGCAAGTGCCAAAGCATGTCATTGACAAAGCACTGGATAAGGCAAAAGGAAACACAGACGAAACCTTTACAGAGGGGCGTTATGAAGGGTTTGGACCAAATGGTTCTATGCTCATCGTTGATACACTAACTTCAAATGTCAACCGTACGGCAGCCAATGTTCGCTCTGCCTTTGGTAAAAACGGTGGAAATATGGGAGCAAGTGGCTCAGTTTCTTATATGTTTGATAATAAAGGTGTGATTGTGTTTGCAGGAGACGATGCAGACAGTGTTTTTGAACAACTGTTAGAAGCAGATGTAGACGTAGATGATGTAGAAGCAGAAGATGGAAGCATTACAGTTTATACAGCACCAACAGACCTGCACAAGGCTTTGACGGCTCTCCGTGAATCTGGTGTAGAAGAATTCCAAGTCACCGAATTGGAAATGATTCCGCAATCTGATGTGACCTTATCAGGTGAAGACTTAGAAACATTTGAAAAATTGTATGCTGTTTTGGAAGATGACGAAGATGTCCAAAAGATTTATACAAATGTAGAAGGATTTTAATAGTGAAGAAAGAGGTGGTAGGACAGAAGTAAATATTTTTAATTTTTACTTCTGTCCTACCACCGCAAGGTTGCTTAGATACTCTTCTGAGCTTAAAAAGCAAATGAAGAGTCCGACAGCTACTGCGTCAAGAGTTTTTTACTAATACAGATTGAGACTGAGATAATTTTGTCCCAGTCTCTTTTTTTGTTACTTACTAATCTCTCAGTGTTTTTTAAGAAATTTAGTTATAAGACCGTATGTATGTTTAGCTAGTATCTTCTTTACTTTGATAGAGTAGACATGGAGTTTGGTAGAAAAGGTGGCTAGCTAATAATATGTAGTTGAAGAGTGAGGTTGGTTTCCAAGACTGCTTGTTGTAGCTTAGTTTATTCTAAAAATTCAAATAAGGAGCGTAAAAAGCAGACAAACCAGTGATAAACTATAAGTTGAGAGAAGTAAACTATTGGTCGATTGAGTTTGTAAGAAAAGGTGCTACAATATAATTAGCAAATGGAGGGAGGAAAAATCTGATGAAAAAACAAACACTAGGTATGATGATTTCATCATTAAGGAAAGCAAAAGGGATGACACAATTAGAACTGGCTGAAAAGATGGGGGTCACTGATAAGGCTGTTTCAAAATGGGAAAGAGATTTATCCTATCCAGATATTAATACCATTCCTAAATTAGCAGACCTGTTTGATACATCGGTAGATGAGCTGATGCAAGGACAGACAGTGATGAAAGAAAACAAGAAAAATAGAAAATCTGATATTGTTGACACCGTGTTGAGAGGACTTGGAGTATCCATGGGGATTGTTGTAGTGGTTTTATCTGCTTTAGGAAAAGTGGACACTAAGGCTGCACTGACAATGCTTGGACTTGGTTTAGCCAGCCTTTCTATTTCCTCACTAAAGGATAGAAACGAATGAGAATAATTGTTAAAGGCGTTGGTGAAATAACTATCGCCTTTTCTGGTAAGTTTTCATATTCAGGTCATCTAGAGATTTTACATGGGGTTATATTACAATGGTAATAAGATTCTCGCAAGTGTCTGGGAACAGGGAAAAAGAGGAGGGGAAAATGGACGCTTTTAAGCATATCAATCCTAAGTTTTTAGTATGGTAAAGAATTATTCGGGTGCACAATTTGTCAAAGACCTTGTAGCTAGATTATCGTGGCAATTATTGCCTTACCATTGTCAATTGCTTTAGCGATTGCTTCGAGGGTCAATCCAGAGCAAGATGTTTATACAGCTGTTGTAGTTGGTTTTTTCATTCCCTTTTTTAGGTGGGAGTCGTGTTCAGATTGGTGAGCCAACAGCCGCTTTGGTTGTTATCATTTATGGAATTATTGCGCAGTATGGTCTATCTGGTCTGACAGTGGCTACTTTCTTAGCTAGCCTTATGCTCATTGGCATAGGTTTGTTGCATTTTGGTGATCTGATTAAATTTATTTCAAAGACCATCACTGTTGGATTTACCCTTGGAATCATCGTTGGACAAATCAAGGACTTCTTTTGTCTGAACAAGGTAAAAATGTCTTAATTCTTCGTATGCGCAGTGTGTCTGCAATGGATATTTCGGGGTTGGATGCTCTTGAAGAGATCCTTGGCAAATGTCAACGAACAACCTTACCATATCATGGAAAAAGCAAGCTTTATTGATAGAGTTGGTGCAGACAACTTTTGTGCTAATATTGATGTCGCTTTAACGCGCGCAGCTAGTTTAGAAAAGTAATTGAGTTTTCCACTATTCGTCAAATGTATCAATGTTTGGTAAAAATCTGATTTCGCTTAGCGTTCCTTGATAAAGAAAAACTATCACTTTGATAAAAATCAAATAATAGTCAAGAAGGAAAATATTTGATATGATAAGACTTATCTTAATGAAAGAGGTTATTATAGGAATATGAAAAAAGTGTTGAAATATTCTTCTTTAGCAGCCCTTGGTTTTTTGACAATAGGAGCTTTAGCAGCGTGCTCCAATTCAAAATCAACGACTTCATCTGGAAAAACAGAAATTAAAGTCGCAACGAATGCTTCACCCAAACCATTTAACTATGAAGAAAATGGTAAATTAACAGGTTATGAAATCGAAGTAGTTCGTGCAATCTTCAAAGATTCTGACAAATACAAGGTAAAATTTGAAACAACAGAGTGGTCAGGTATTTTCGCAGGTCTGGATAGTGATCGCTACCAAATGGCGGTCAACAATATCAGCTATACAAAAGAACGTGCAAGAAAGTATTTGTATGCAGCTCCAACTGCTAAAAATCCAAACGTTTTAGTGATAAAAAAATCTGATAAAAGCATTCAATCGCTGGATGATATTGGTGGCAAGACAACAGAAGTTGTACAAGGGACAACGACTGCAGCACAATTAGAAAAATACAATCAAGAACATGTTAGCAATCCAACGAAAATTAGCTATACAAAAGCAGATTTTCAACAGATTATGAGTCATTTAAACGACGGTAAGTTTGATTATAAGATTTTTGATAAAATTGGTGTTGAAACAGTCATTAAAAATCAAAAACTGGACAACTTGAAAGTGATTGATTTACCAAGTGATCAACAACCTTATGTTTATCCGCTTTTAGCAAAAGGACAAGATGAGTTGAAAACATTTGTTAATAAGCGCATTCAAGAGTTGTATAAAGACGGAACTTTGGAAAAATTATCCCAAAAATTCTTTGGCGGTAGTTACTTGCCAGCGGAAGCAGATGTGAAATAAGAGAATGTAAAGCCAGCTAGTTTCAAAGTTTCAGCTGGTTTTCTTACACAAAGGGTATAGTTATAGTTTATAACTATACCCTTTGTTATGAAATAACAATTTGTCAATCAGGTAAATATGTGCGATACTATTTTCATAAGATTTTTAAAGGAGACAGAAAATGAAATTGAAAAAATGGTTTGGAATAACGGCTCTAGCAGCTGCAGCAGTGATTGGCTTAGCAGCTTGTGGTTCAGGAAATAAAAGTGATAACGCCAAAACGGTTAAGATTGGTGTGATGACAAAGAGCGACTCAGAAGAAAAACGCTGGGACAAGATCCAAGAATTGTTGAAAAAAGACAATATTAAATTGGAATTTACAGAATTTACGGACTACTCGCAACCAAATAAAGCGGTTGCTGATGGTGCAGTGGATATCAATGCTTTCCAACATTACTATTTCTTGAACAATTGGAACAAGGAAAACAAGCAAGACTTAGTCGCAGCTGCTGAAACTTATATCTCACCCATTCGTCTCTACTCTGGTACCAAAAATGGAAAAAATAAATATACAAAAGTAGACCAAATTCCAAATGGTGCAGAAATTGCGGTTCCAAATGATGCGACAAATGAAAGTCGGGCGCTTAATTTATTACAATCTGCAGGATTGATTAAATTAGACAAGTCTGGAAATGAATTGGCAACTGTGGCAAATATCAAAGAAAATCCGAAAAAATTGAAAATTACAGAATTGGATGCTAGTCAAACAGCTCGCTCATTGACTTCAGTAGATGCAGCCGTTGTAAACAATACATTTGTAACAGAAGCAAAATTGGACTATAAAAAAGCCTTGTTCATTGAACCGAAAGATAAAAATTCAAAACAATGGTTTAACATCATTGCAGCTAAAAAAGATTGGGAAAAATCTCCAAAAGCAGATGCCATTAAGAAACTCATTAAAGCTTATCATTCAGATGAAGTGAAAAAAGTGGTTGAAGAAACATCAGATGGTTTAGACCAACCGGTTTGGTAATCTTTATTTCATTAGCTGTATTTCAGTCTAAAAACTCAGTTGGAATTACCGACTGAGTTTTGTCGCCATTCTATAAGGAGAAAATATGACATTTTCAAGTGAAGAAGAGCAAATTAAAAAATTTGAACAAGATATAGTAACACAAGAATATATCGCCATTTTACGAACTTTGATTGCTAAAAAATCAATCTTCGCTCAACAAGTCGGTTTACAAGAAGTGGCTGCTTATCTAAAAGAAATCTTTACAAGAGCTGGTGCGGAGGTGGAATTAGATGATAGCTATACAGCGCCATTTGTGATAGCGAAGTTTAAAAGTTCAAACCCTACAGCTAAGACAATTATTTTTTATAATCACTACGACACGGTTCCGGCAGATAGCGATCAGATTTGGACAGATGACCCATTTACCTTATCTATTCGAGACGGTGGCATGTATGGTCGCGGAGTAGATGATGACAAAGGACATATTATCGCGCGTTTGACGGCTATGCAAAAATATTTACAAAAGCATAAAACGTTACCTGTCAATGTCATTTTTATGATGGAAGGAGCAGAAGAGTCTGCTTCTGTTGATTTAGAAAAATACCTAGCCAAACACAAGGTGCTTCTGCAAGGGGCAGATCTTCTCGTTTGGGAACAAGGAATTAAAAATTCTTTGGGTCAACTAGAAATTTCTGGTGGGAACAAGGGAATTGTGACCTTTGATATGAAGGTCAAAAGTGCGGAAGTGGATATTCATTCTAGCTTTGGTGGTGTGATTGATTCGGCTTCTTGGTACTTGTTGAACGCCCTTGCTAGCTTGAGAGATAAGGATGGATGTATTCAGGTAGAAGGGCTTTATGATCAAGTAATCACACCTAATCAACGAGAGTTAGCTTTAGTGGAACAATACGCTCAGCGCAGTCCAGAAGAAGTAGAAACTATTTATGGTTTGGAATTACCTTTATTACAAGAAGAGAAAAAATCTTTTTTAAATCGAATTTTCTTTGAACCATCTTTGAACATTGAAGGAATTACTTCTGGTTACCAAGGTCAAGGAGTGAAGACGATTCTTCCGTCAGAAGCTTCGGCAAAAGTAGAGGTTCGCTTAGTGCCAGGACTGGAACCACATGGAGTATTGGAACTGATTCGCAAACAACTCGACAAAAATGGTTTTGATAAGGTAGAATTAGTTTATACTTTGGGAGAAATGAGCTATCGTAGTGATATGAGTGCGTTGCCGATTTTAAATGTCATTGAATTAGCTAAGAAATTCTATCAAAAAGGAGTTTCTGTCTTACCAACCACAGCAGGTACAGGACCGATGCACACGGTATTTGAAGCACTTGAGGTACCAATGGTCGCCTTTGGACTTGGAAATGCGAATAGTCGAGACCATGGCGGTGATGAGAATGTACGCATTTCAGATTATTACACCCATATTGAATTAGTAGAGGAGCTGATTGTAAGTTATGAGTAAAGAAATGATTCAATTCGAGCATATTGACGTAACTTTTCAACAAAAGAAACGTCAGATTCAAGCAGTTAAAGATGTGACACTTCATATTCAAGAAGGAGATATTTATGGAATTGTTGGCTATTCTGGAGCTGGGAAATCAACCTTGGTGCGTGTGATTAACCTTTTGCAGGTACCCACAAGTGGAAAAATTATTGTAGATGGGGATGTTCTTTTTGACAAGAAAGTAACCTTAACAGCCGAACAGCTGCGCCGCAAACGTCAAGACATCGGCATGATTTTTCAACATTTTAATCTGATGAGTCAATTAACAGCAGAAGAAAATGTCGCTTTTGCATTGAAACATTCTGGCTTATCAAAAGAAGAAAAGAAAGAAAAAGTGCGTACACTGTTGGAGTTGGTCGGCTTAGCCGATCGTGCTGAAAATTATCCTTCTCAGCTTTCTGGAGGGCAAAAACAGCGGGTTGCAATCGCGCGTGCCTTGGCAAATGACCCCAAAATCTTGATTTCTGATGAATCAACCTCTGCCTTAGATCCAAAAACAACTAAACAAATTTTAGCTCTTTTACAAGATTTAAATCAAAAGCTAGGATTAACAATTGTTTTAATCACCCATGAAATGCAAATTGTTAAAGACATTGCCAACCGTGTCGCAGTTATGCAGGACGGTCAATTGATTGAAGAAGGTTCTGTCTTGGATATTTTCTCTAATCCTCAGCAAGACTTAACCAAAGACTTCATCTCGACTGCAACAGGAATTGATGAAGCTATGGGCAAGATTGAGCAACAAGAAATTGTCAAACATTTGGCGAAAAATAGTCTCTTGGCGCAAATGAAGTACGCAGGAACCTCTACAGATGAACCTTTGCTGAATGAAATTTACAAACATCATC is a window from the Streptococcus anginosus subsp. whileyi MAS624 genome containing:
- a CDS encoding nucleotidyltransferase, which produces MTITGIIAEFNPFHNGHKYLLEQAKGLKIVAMSGNFVQRGEPAIVDKWTRAEMALRNGADLVVELPFLVAVQSADYFAQGAVDILERLSVNKLTFGTEEVLDYQYFSQIYGDNRQKMVDYIQDLPDDLSYPQKTQKMWEKFAGVKFTGNTPNHILGLSYAKACANKAIELLPIKRQGAGYHSQEENLKYASATALRERLNCPDFLEKFTPAHELLIQSPKVTWSALYPLLRYQIISHPDLTSFYQVNQELAVRLQEAVKTSYSVEELVEQVATKRYTKARIRRILTYILVGARNDQLPSGIHILGFTQAGREHLKKMKGKTDFISRIGQEPWDSLTQRADCIYQLGNAQLEEQNFGKIPIIVD
- a CDS encoding YebC/PmpR family DNA-binding transcriptional regulator, with amino-acid sequence MGRKWANIVAKKTAKDGANSKVYAKFGVEIYVAAKKGEPDPESNSALKFVIERAKQAQVPKHVIDKALDKAKGNTDETFTEGRYEGFGPNGSMLIVDTLTSNVNRTAANVRSAFGKNGGNMGASGSVSYMFDNKGVIVFAGDDADSVFEQLLEADVDVDDVEAEDGSITVYTAPTDLHKALTALRESGVEEFQVTELEMIPQSDVTLSGEDLETFEKLYAVLEDDEDVQKIYTNVEGF
- a CDS encoding helix-turn-helix domain-containing protein, which codes for MKKQTLGMMISSLRKAKGMTQLELAEKMGVTDKAVSKWERDLSYPDINTIPKLADLFDTSVDELMQGQTVMKENKKNRKSDIVDTVLRGLGVSMGIVVVVLSALGKVDTKAALTMLGLGLASLSISSLKDRNE
- a CDS encoding amino acid ABC transporter substrate-binding protein; the encoded protein is MKKVLKYSSLAALGFLTIGALAACSNSKSTTSSGKTEIKVATNASPKPFNYEENGKLTGYEIEVVRAIFKDSDKYKVKFETTEWSGIFAGLDSDRYQMAVNNISYTKERARKYLYAAPTAKNPNVLVIKKSDKSIQSLDDIGGKTTEVVQGTTTAAQLEKYNQEHVSNPTKISYTKADFQQIMSHLNDGKFDYKIFDKIGVETVIKNQKLDNLKVIDLPSDQQPYVYPLLAKGQDELKTFVNKRIQELYKDGTLEKLSQKFFGGSYLPAEADVK
- a CDS encoding MetQ/NlpA family ABC transporter substrate-binding protein, with amino-acid sequence MKLKKWFGITALAAAAVIGLAACGSGNKSDNAKTVKIGVMTKSDSEEKRWDKIQELLKKDNIKLEFTEFTDYSQPNKAVADGAVDINAFQHYYFLNNWNKENKQDLVAAAETYISPIRLYSGTKNGKNKYTKVDQIPNGAEIAVPNDATNESRALNLLQSAGLIKLDKSGNELATVANIKENPKKLKITELDASQTARSLTSVDAAVVNNTFVTEAKLDYKKALFIEPKDKNSKQWFNIIAAKKDWEKSPKADAIKKLIKAYHSDEVKKVVEETSDGLDQPVW
- a CDS encoding M20/M25/M40 family metallo-hydrolase; this encodes MTFSSEEEQIKKFEQDIVTQEYIAILRTLIAKKSIFAQQVGLQEVAAYLKEIFTRAGAEVELDDSYTAPFVIAKFKSSNPTAKTIIFYNHYDTVPADSDQIWTDDPFTLSIRDGGMYGRGVDDDKGHIIARLTAMQKYLQKHKTLPVNVIFMMEGAEESASVDLEKYLAKHKVLLQGADLLVWEQGIKNSLGQLEISGGNKGIVTFDMKVKSAEVDIHSSFGGVIDSASWYLLNALASLRDKDGCIQVEGLYDQVITPNQRELALVEQYAQRSPEEVETIYGLELPLLQEEKKSFLNRIFFEPSLNIEGITSGYQGQGVKTILPSEASAKVEVRLVPGLEPHGVLELIRKQLDKNGFDKVELVYTLGEMSYRSDMSALPILNVIELAKKFYQKGVSVLPTTAGTGPMHTVFEALEVPMVAFGLGNANSRDHGGDENVRISDYYTHIELVEELIVSYE
- a CDS encoding methionine ABC transporter ATP-binding protein; its protein translation is MSKEMIQFEHIDVTFQQKKRQIQAVKDVTLHIQEGDIYGIVGYSGAGKSTLVRVINLLQVPTSGKIIVDGDVLFDKKVTLTAEQLRRKRQDIGMIFQHFNLMSQLTAEENVAFALKHSGLSKEEKKEKVRTLLELVGLADRAENYPSQLSGGQKQRVAIARALANDPKILISDESTSALDPKTTKQILALLQDLNQKLGLTIVLITHEMQIVKDIANRVAVMQDGQLIEEGSVLDIFSNPQQDLTKDFISTATGIDEAMGKIEQQEIVKHLAKNSLLAQMKYAGTSTDEPLLNEIYKHHQVTANILYGNIEILGGTPVGELVVVLSGEKENLAAAKTAIREAGVQLTVLKGEA